One window of Catonella massiliensis genomic DNA carries:
- a CDS encoding Mini-ribonuclease 3: protein MDISVLSVSGIEGFFNIKDKDIRSFSPLTLAYIGDAIYEVVIRTIIVEKGNAPVNKLHHKASSLVKATAQKESMEIILPLLSSEEEAVFKRGRNAKSYTSAKNASIIDYRIATGFEALMGYLYLTGKNERMLELIKAGAGSRL from the coding sequence ATAGATATATCGGTACTTTCAGTAAGTGGGATTGAAGGCTTTTTTAATATTAAAGACAAGGATATAAGGAGTTTTTCGCCCCTTACTCTTGCCTACATAGGCGATGCCATTTACGAGGTTGTGATTCGTACTATAATTGTAGAAAAAGGAAATGCCCCTGTCAATAAGCTTCACCACAAGGCAAGCTCTCTTGTCAAGGCGACTGCGCAAAAAGAGTCTATGGAAATCATCCTGCCACTCCTAAGCAGCGAGGAAGAGGCTGTGTTTAAGCGTGGAAGAAATGCAAAGTCTTATACCTCTGCTAAAAACGCCAGTATCATAGACTATAGAATAGCTACAGGCTTTGAGGCTTTGATGGGATATCTTTATCTTACAGGTAAAAATGAGAGAATGCTTGAACTAATAAAGGCAGGCGCGGGTTCAAGACTATGA
- a CDS encoding MATE family efflux transporter, which translates to MPDKEIIKTMNTMALPVLAGSFGQMIFSVADQAIIGRLSVEGFAAVGVVANLIYLLTGTLGALSVAFVIIFGKAIGSADNIKQSRIFSTAFSLALIIGVGFGIISIVFGGWFLREFYGLKGQVHEYAYDYLAIAGWGLGLNMLIFLFSSYFKNLKKTNISLIANLISLTVNFIIDYILVFGKFGMPRLGVKGAAIGTIVGLALNVLIFIFFFKRHKTVNFRFMIKLNEIKEMMKLYFPIMGQDFVESTLFVMLITAIVTRLDTYSIAVYNLLEVVSSVIILPAYSYGGVAMALVSQNFKNQSNTELNQYPKTAVMCSLFIILTLTGIIFIFPDILGIITDDSKLLTEAYGICIFALLIQLINAVSQVYKYTLQSIGYETWILKYSTIISLLSCIVIYFAISVFELGLVGLYIGMGLMYFMLAAGYTGKTIMG; encoded by the coding sequence ATGCCGGACAAAGAAATAATTAAAACAATGAATACTATGGCGCTCCCGGTATTAGCCGGTTCGTTTGGACAAATGATATTTAGTGTTGCCGACCAAGCAATAATAGGAAGACTATCTGTAGAAGGCTTTGCAGCAGTTGGTGTAGTGGCTAATTTGATTTATTTACTTACGGGAACATTAGGAGCACTATCTGTAGCTTTTGTAATTATTTTTGGGAAAGCCATAGGTAGTGCAGATAATATTAAACAAAGTAGAATTTTTTCGACTGCTTTTAGTCTTGCGTTAATTATAGGAGTTGGCTTTGGTATTATTTCGATAGTATTTGGAGGTTGGTTTTTAAGAGAATTCTATGGGTTGAAAGGACAAGTGCATGAATATGCTTATGATTACTTAGCGATAGCGGGTTGGGGATTAGGGCTAAACATGCTTATATTCTTATTCTCATCATATTTTAAAAATTTGAAAAAAACGAATATAAGCCTTATAGCAAATCTAATTTCTTTAACAGTAAATTTTATAATTGATTATATACTCGTTTTTGGTAAATTTGGAATGCCAAGGTTGGGAGTGAAGGGAGCTGCAATTGGAACTATTGTAGGGCTTGCTTTGAATGTACTAATATTTATTTTCTTTTTCAAAAGGCATAAGACAGTTAATTTCAGATTTATGATAAAACTAAATGAAATAAAGGAAATGATGAAATTATATTTTCCTATTATGGGACAGGATTTTGTTGAGTCTACTCTGTTTGTTATGCTTATCACAGCAATCGTAACAAGATTGGATACATATTCTATTGCTGTATACAATTTACTTGAAGTAGTCTCTTCAGTTATCATACTCCCTGCATATTCTTATGGTGGAGTCGCAATGGCTTTGGTATCGCAAAATTTTAAAAATCAATCAAATACTGAATTAAATCAATATCCAAAGACAGCGGTCATGTGTAGTTTATTCATTATTTTAACTTTGACAGGAATTATTTTTATTTTTCCAGATATACTTGGGATTATTACTGATGATTCTAAATTATTGACTGAAGCGTATGGGATATGTATCTTTGCATTATTAATTCAGTTAATTAATGCAGTAAGCCAGGTTTACAAATACACTTTACAAAGTATAGGGTATGAAACTTGGATTTTAAAATACTCTACCATAATATCCTTATTATCCTGTATAGTGATTTATTTTGCAATATCCGTATTTGAACTAGGGCTGGTTGGGTTGTACATAGGAATGGGGTTGATGTACTTTATGCTGGCTGCGGGATATACTGGTAAAACAATAATGGGATGA
- the rlmB gene encoding 23S rRNA (guanosine(2251)-2'-O)-methyltransferase RlmB translates to MKEKYNDNEETSLVIYGRNAVLEAFRSDRTIDRLYVQEGVADGTLQSILRAAKKTDTIISFVSKDRLNKYAEGDKHQGVVAMAAAYDYAEVDDILNAASKKGEPPFIIVLDDIEDPHNLGAIIRTANQAGAHGVIIPKRHAVGLTATVARTSAGAINYTPVAKVTNISRTIDELKEKGIWFACADMSGELMYNCNLTGAIGLVIGSEGSGVSRLVKEKCDFVVRVPMFGQIDSLNASVAAGVLAYEIVRQRLNTNK, encoded by the coding sequence ATGAAAGAGAAATATAATGATAACGAGGAAACAAGCCTTGTTATTTATGGTAGAAATGCTGTACTTGAAGCCTTTAGGTCAGATAGGACAATAGACAGGCTCTATGTACAGGAGGGAGTAGCAGATGGAACCCTGCAGTCCATACTAAGGGCAGCCAAAAAGACTGATACCATTATTAGCTTTGTAAGCAAAGACAGGCTTAATAAGTATGCTGAGGGAGATAAGCATCAGGGAGTTGTAGCTATGGCCGCAGCCTATGACTATGCAGAGGTTGATGACATCCTTAACGCCGCAAGTAAAAAGGGAGAGCCTCCTTTCATCATAGTTCTTGATGATATAGAAGATCCACACAACCTTGGAGCCATAATAAGAACAGCCAATCAGGCGGGTGCTCACGGGGTTATCATTCCAAAGAGACATGCTGTGGGGCTTACTGCCACTGTGGCAAGGACCTCAGCAGGAGCCATCAATTATACACCTGTAGCCAAGGTGACGAATATCAGCCGTACCATAGATGAACTTAAAGAAAAGGGAATCTGGTTTGCCTGTGCGGATATGTCAGGAGAACTTATGTATAACTGTAACCTCACGGGAGCTATAGGACTTGTTATAGGCTCTGAGGGAAGCGGAGTAAGCAGGCTTGTTAAGGAAAAATGCGACTTTGTAGTAAGAGTACCTATGTTTGGACAGATTGATTCCTTAAATGCTTCAGTCGCGGCAGGAGTACTTGCATACGAGATAGTAAGGCAGAGACTTAATACAAATAAATAA
- the ispF gene encoding 2-C-methyl-D-erythritol 2,4-cyclodiphosphate synthase, with protein MRIGNGYDVHRLVEGRKLILGGVLIPFEKGLLGHSDADVLTHAIMDALLGAAAEGDIGRHFPDTDERYKDVDSLKLLAVVGKIIEDKLYVIENIDATIMAEKPKLAPFIPDMVKNIAKTLGIEESQVNIKATTEEGLGFTGTGEGMKAQAVCLLKEAINEDDYMMGGCGGCGGCSR; from the coding sequence ATGAGAATAGGAAACGGATATGATGTACATAGGTTGGTAGAGGGCAGGAAGTTGATTCTCGGAGGTGTTCTGATACCCTTTGAAAAGGGGCTCCTTGGCCATTCTGATGCAGATGTGCTAACCCATGCCATTATGGATGCCCTGCTTGGGGCAGCGGCTGAGGGTGACATAGGCAGACATTTCCCGGATACAGACGAGAGATACAAGGATGTGGACAGCCTTAAGCTCCTTGCTGTAGTCGGTAAAATTATTGAAGATAAGCTATATGTAATAGAGAACATAGATGCAACCATTATGGCAGAAAAGCCAAAGCTTGCGCCTTTCATACCCGATATGGTCAAAAACATAGCAAAGACCTTGGGGATAGAGGAAAGTCAGGTAAATATCAAGGCTACCACAGAGGAAGGCCTTGGTTTTACAGGGACAGGTGAAGGGATGAAGGCACAGGCGGTGTGTCTTCTTAAAGAAGCTATCAATGAAGATGATTATATGATGGGCGGCTGCGGCGGCTGTGGAGGGTGCAGCAGATAA
- a CDS encoding metallophosphoesterase: MRYYISDLHFFHEKLNDEMDNRGFRDVEEMHNYIINRWNTRVNKRDEVIVLGDLSYGKAEETNELLSRLNGKLCLIRGNHDSLYLKKTAFDESRFEWIKDYTELKDNNRKIVLCHYPIMCYNGQYRLNTEGKSKTFMLYGHVHDTHDQRLIEEFIRITRETKSCYKDGTVKNIPCNMINCFCMYSDYTPWTLDEWILYWRERGTVE; the protein is encoded by the coding sequence TTGAGGTATTATATTTCAGATTTGCATTTTTTTCACGAAAAATTAAACGACGAAATGGACAACAGAGGCTTTAGAGATGTAGAAGAAATGCATAATTACATTATAAACAGGTGGAATACCAGAGTAAATAAAAGGGACGAGGTCATCGTACTTGGAGACCTCTCTTATGGCAAAGCGGAAGAAACCAACGAACTCCTTAGCAGACTAAACGGAAAGCTCTGCCTTATAAGGGGGAATCACGACAGTCTCTACCTTAAGAAAACAGCCTTTGATGAGAGCAGGTTTGAATGGATTAAGGATTATACTGAGCTAAAAGACAATAACAGAAAGATTGTGCTTTGCCATTATCCTATTATGTGTTACAATGGGCAGTACAGACTTAACACTGAGGGAAAGTCAAAGACCTTTATGCTCTATGGGCATGTTCACGATACTCACGACCAGAGGCTTATAGAGGAATTTATAAGGATTACACGTGAAACCAAGTCCTGCTATAAGGACGGTACGGTTAAAAATATTCCCTGTAACATGATAAATTGTTTTTGCATGTATTCAGACTACACTCCCTGGACTTTGGACGAGTGGATATTGTACTGGAGAGAAAGAGGAACGGTTGAATAA
- the cysE gene encoding serine O-acetyltransferase, which yields MGFIRFFKEEYAAILQRDPAIKSKYEILLYPGFRIMVRYRIAHKLYLKGHFFLARKIMQKGADKTGIDIHPGATIGSNFFIDHGIGVVIGETAVIGNDCTLYQGVTLGGTGKQTGKRHPTIGNNVMISAGAKVLGNITIGDNTKIGAGSVVLKDIPTNSTVVGVPGRIVKRNNIKCEQIDLDQIHFPDPVLRDITALREENKKLRKKLDKLTKRFDEYTKGREDENT from the coding sequence ATGGGATTTATTAGATTTTTTAAGGAAGAATATGCTGCCATACTTCAAAGAGATCCTGCCATCAAATCAAAGTATGAGATCCTGCTTTACCCGGGATTTAGGATAATGGTGAGGTATCGCATTGCTCATAAGCTTTACTTAAAAGGACATTTTTTTCTTGCCAGGAAGATAATGCAAAAAGGGGCTGACAAGACGGGTATAGATATCCATCCGGGTGCAACCATAGGAAGTAACTTTTTCATAGACCATGGCATAGGGGTTGTAATCGGAGAGACTGCCGTAATCGGTAATGACTGTACCCTTTATCAGGGAGTTACCCTTGGTGGTACGGGAAAGCAGACAGGAAAGAGGCATCCTACCATAGGCAACAATGTGATGATAAGTGCAGGAGCGAAGGTGCTTGGCAATATTACCATTGGAGATAACACTAAGATAGGTGCGGGAAGTGTGGTGCTTAAGGATATCCCGACTAATTCTACAGTTGTAGGAGTACCAGGTAGAATAGTTAAGCGAAATAATATCAAGTGCGAGCAGATTGATCTTGACCAGATTCATTTTCCGGATCCGGTGCTTAGGGATATTACAGCCTTAAGAGAAGAGAATAAGAAGCTTAGAAAGAAGCTGGATAAGCTTACTAAGAGATTTGATGAATATACGAAGGGAAGAGAAGATGAAAATACATAA
- the cysS gene encoding cysteine--tRNA ligase — protein sequence MKIHNTLTNKEEEFTPIEPGKVKMYVCGPTVYNFMHIGNARPIIIFDTIRRYFKYKGYDVNYVSNFTDVDDKIIKRANEEGVSASEISERYIKEAKTDMEGLNVLPATKNPKATEEIDGMIEMIEELIKKGYAYAKNGSVYFRTRSFKSYGKLSNKNIDDLEAGARIAINDEKEDPLDFVLWKPKKEGEPFWVSPWGEGRPGWHIECSVMSKKYLGEQIDIHAGGEDLIFPHHENEIAQSEAANGKGFAKYWMHNGYLRINNEKMSKSLGNFITIRDVSKEYDLGVLRFFMLGAHYRGPINFSHELMEAAKTGLERITNAVSNLDFLLENAVLRELTEEEKEIKEKALAFKKDFEAAMEDDFNTADAVSAIFNLVKLANSEISAESSAELIKEVREIIVLLSDVLGLKVVKQKEILDEEIEALIKERTESRKAKNFARADKIRDILTSKGIVLEDTREGVKWKRI from the coding sequence ATGAAAATACATAATACACTTACAAACAAAGAAGAGGAATTTACACCGATTGAGCCTGGTAAGGTAAAGATGTATGTCTGCGGTCCTACAGTGTATAACTTTATGCATATAGGAAATGCAAGACCTATTATTATCTTTGACACTATCCGCAGATATTTTAAGTACAAGGGATATGATGTAAACTATGTGTCTAATTTTACTGATGTGGACGACAAGATAATAAAGCGTGCCAACGAAGAGGGTGTAAGTGCATCAGAGATATCAGAGAGATATATTAAAGAAGCAAAGACTGACATGGAAGGCTTAAATGTGCTTCCTGCTACCAAGAATCCAAAGGCTACCGAAGAGATAGACGGTATGATAGAAATGATAGAGGAGCTCATTAAAAAAGGCTATGCTTATGCTAAAAACGGAAGTGTATACTTTAGAACCAGAAGTTTTAAGTCTTATGGCAAGCTATCAAACAAGAATATAGATGACCTTGAGGCAGGCGCGAGGATTGCCATCAATGATGAAAAAGAAGATCCTCTAGACTTCGTACTCTGGAAGCCAAAGAAGGAGGGAGAGCCTTTTTGGGTATCACCTTGGGGTGAAGGAAGACCGGGCTGGCATATAGAATGCTCTGTGATGAGCAAGAAGTACCTTGGTGAGCAGATAGACATCCATGCAGGTGGAGAAGACCTTATCTTCCCTCACCATGAGAATGAAATAGCCCAGAGTGAAGCTGCAAACGGAAAAGGTTTTGCTAAGTACTGGATGCACAACGGTTATCTTAGGATAAACAACGAGAAGATGAGTAAGTCTCTCGGAAACTTCATTACCATAAGGGATGTAAGCAAGGAATACGACCTTGGTGTGCTTAGGTTCTTTATGCTTGGTGCTCACTACAGAGGACCTATCAACTTCAGCCACGAGCTTATGGAGGCGGCTAAGACAGGGCTTGAGAGGATTACAAATGCGGTATCAAACCTTGATTTCCTCCTTGAAAATGCTGTATTAAGAGAGCTAACTGAGGAAGAAAAGGAAATTAAAGAGAAGGCCTTAGCTTTCAAAAAGGACTTTGAAGCAGCCATGGAGGATGACTTTAATACTGCTGACGCTGTGTCAGCTATATTTAACCTTGTAAAGCTTGCTAACTCTGAGATAAGCGCAGAGTCTTCGGCAGAACTTATCAAAGAGGTAAGAGAAATAATAGTGCTTTTATCAGATGTACTTGGATTAAAGGTGGTAAAGCAAAAGGAGATTCTTGATGAGGAAATCGAGGCTCTCATCAAAGAGAGAACTGAGTCAAGAAAGGCAAAAAACTTTGCCAGAGCAGATAAGATAAGAGATATACTTACATCAAAGGGTATAGTTTTGGAAGATACCAGAGAGGGTGTTAAGTGGAAAAGGATATAG
- a CDS encoding PqqD family protein: protein MELIKLERDNKNKIILREEKDGSGKICILGGIYIVNEISISIIKSLNNNNSIIVTMEQIMEQYDISYGDLAQDTKEFLRQLLKIRVISEKLYKTYIEEIDNNAGQRNN from the coding sequence ATGGAGCTAATAAAGTTAGAAAGAGATAATAAAAACAAAATAATTTTACGAGAAGAGAAAGATGGCTCAGGAAAAATTTGCATTTTAGGAGGAATTTATATAGTTAATGAGATATCCATAAGCATTATAAAATCGCTAAACAATAACAACAGTATTATTGTTACTATGGAACAAATAATGGAACAGTACGATATATCGTATGGAGATTTAGCACAAGATACAAAAGAATTTTTAAGGCAGTTACTTAAAATAAGGGTAATATCTGAAAAATTATATAAAACCTACATTGAGGAGATAGATAATAATGCCGGACAAAGAAATAATTAA
- a CDS encoding helix-turn-helix domain-containing protein, with product MNIVKIGALIKYERVKQNISIEKLAKGICSESVIRRTEAGERGADFFVLDMIVSRLGRSDNKVELMQDEKDYELYELREKLTGAIENKSYDKAAKLLADYETLADIESPLHLQFIKMIKGFISEEKYLDFVEADRSYYQALTLTLPEFSLEKLENYLLGENELKLLTLYLNNKEKLGENLLKTYGITILDYIERHFYDEEIKCNLYGRVSLIVGNSYIKNNRPDEALQVILKAEQMLTGNGLLLNISKLLENIIFISKNINTTLYQDYKKMRDALKDLYEEHGFEWNTKDINLLTGYKQRNVNIISEIVKQERVIRGISQQKLADDLDIDVKTISRIECGKAKPKRGTIQKILDYFNIEAETVESRIITDDFRLLDMEREIAKLTTFQKYGEAEHLFNELKQRIPLDNKKNRQYVEYMSALFDLRIRQCDVNEVADRLIKAFSIIRGEMGLDNVGRFVPSRAEAIIINGIAVCYEAIGETDKSIELLEKTVMAYERSKVNMKYRYIPLALLYVTLCSAYEETNRFEKAVQYADKTINYSISSLRGDFLGFLLEEKTYTLDRMTGDNTKSKSKYIQSYRIRCLMKASERQKAPLRRAFQKWYGEELK from the coding sequence ATGAATATAGTAAAAATAGGGGCACTTATTAAATATGAGCGTGTTAAGCAAAATATTAGTATAGAAAAACTAGCGAAAGGAATCTGCTCAGAGTCTGTTATAAGAAGGACTGAAGCGGGGGAAAGAGGGGCTGACTTTTTTGTGCTTGATATGATTGTAAGCAGGTTAGGCAGGTCTGATAATAAGGTTGAGCTTATGCAGGATGAAAAGGACTATGAATTGTATGAACTGAGAGAAAAACTCACTGGAGCAATTGAAAATAAAAGCTATGATAAAGCAGCTAAATTACTTGCGGACTATGAAACGTTAGCAGACATAGAAAGCCCTTTACACTTGCAGTTTATTAAAATGATAAAAGGATTTATCTCTGAAGAAAAATACCTTGATTTCGTAGAGGCTGACAGAAGTTACTATCAAGCATTAACACTAACATTGCCTGAGTTTTCTTTAGAGAAACTGGAGAACTATCTATTAGGAGAAAATGAGCTAAAACTGCTTACTTTATATCTTAATAATAAAGAAAAACTGGGTGAGAATCTGCTTAAAACATATGGTATTACAATACTTGACTATATTGAGAGACATTTTTACGATGAGGAGATAAAGTGCAATTTGTATGGCAGGGTTTCATTGATTGTAGGAAACAGCTATATCAAAAATAATAGACCTGATGAGGCTTTGCAGGTTATCTTAAAGGCAGAGCAAATGCTTACAGGTAACGGACTTTTGCTAAATATATCAAAGCTTTTGGAGAATATCATTTTCATATCTAAAAACATAAATACAACATTGTACCAAGATTACAAGAAGATGCGGGATGCTTTGAAAGATTTATATGAAGAACATGGATTTGAATGGAATACTAAGGATATTAATTTGCTTACCGGATACAAGCAGAGAAATGTGAATATTATTTCAGAGATAGTTAAGCAGGAAAGGGTGATAAGAGGCATATCTCAGCAAAAGCTTGCAGATGATTTGGATATAGATGTTAAGACGATTTCAAGGATAGAATGTGGTAAGGCTAAGCCTAAGCGGGGAACAATACAAAAAATACTGGATTATTTTAATATAGAGGCAGAGACTGTAGAAAGTAGGATTATAACTGATGATTTCCGCTTGCTTGATATGGAAAGGGAGATAGCAAAACTAACTACCTTTCAGAAGTATGGGGAAGCAGAGCACCTGTTTAACGAATTAAAGCAGAGGATACCCTTAGATAATAAGAAGAACAGGCAATATGTAGAGTATATGTCTGCACTATTTGATCTAAGAATCAGGCAATGTGATGTTAATGAAGTAGCAGACAGATTAATAAAAGCCTTTAGTATAATAAGAGGAGAAATGGGACTTGATAATGTCGGTAGATTTGTGCCCAGTAGAGCAGAAGCTATTATAATCAATGGTATAGCAGTCTGCTATGAAGCCATTGGTGAGACTGATAAAAGTATAGAATTGCTTGAAAAAACTGTCATGGCTTACGAAAGAAGTAAAGTTAATATGAAATATCGTTATATACCTCTGGCGTTGCTTTATGTTACCTTATGCTCGGCTTATGAAGAAACAAATCGTTTTGAAAAGGCGGTACAGTATGCGGATAAGACAATCAACTATTCTATTAGCTCGCTGAGGGGAGATTTTTTAGGATTTTTGCTTGAAGAAAAAACTTATACCTTAGATAGAATGACAGGGGATAACACGAAGAGTAAGTCAAAGTACATTCAGAGCTATAGAATTAGATGTTTGATGAAGGCCAGCGAAAGACAAAAAGCCCCTTTAAGGAGGGCTTTTCAAAAGTGGTATGGGGAGGAGCTAAAATAA
- a CDS encoding YiiX/YebB-like N1pC/P60 family cysteine hydrolase: MHNINPQRYKNGDILYKLRLNNKNNFSIGGLFMKRSFAVILLTSLLTTNIIMVNAQTRDDELEKSYNEIIEFFENSNLPVNITYDTFEDEYYGNAYSNPEEYLHSYKDLISVEPIDEEDCQLYSSPDEKWYYNTGTSLPQVPNYSRYNLLSTVKKGDIIYEANGGGGFTGHIAIVEGVYFNTFYGVKYIRLIEAIQSGVRRSVLDDERVADKGVTILRTNASSRVINKAVNFCIKQIGKDYAYDAAKNTSENEKTWYCSELVWAAYKKQGIDLETTGWPNEPGVTPRDILNGNNTSVISYN, translated from the coding sequence ATGCATAATATTAATCCACAGAGGTATAAGAATGGTGACATTCTATACAAACTTCGGTTAAATAACAAAAATAATTTTTCAATTGGAGGTTTATTTATGAAAAGAAGTTTTGCTGTAATTCTATTAACTTCATTATTAACAACAAATATTATTATGGTTAATGCACAAACTCGAGATGACGAATTAGAGAAATCTTATAATGAAATTATTGAGTTTTTTGAAAATAGTAATCTACCTGTGAATATTACATATGACACTTTTGAGGATGAATATTATGGAAACGCATACAGTAATCCAGAAGAATATTTGCATTCTTATAAAGATTTAATTTCGGTAGAGCCTATTGATGAAGAAGATTGTCAGTTATATAGCTCTCCTGATGAAAAGTGGTATTATAATACCGGAACTAGTTTGCCACAAGTACCTAATTATAGTCGCTATAATTTATTGTCAACGGTTAAAAAAGGTGATATAATATATGAGGCAAATGGTGGTGGTGGTTTTACAGGTCATATTGCCATAGTTGAGGGGGTGTATTTTAATACTTTTTATGGAGTTAAATACATAAGGCTTATTGAAGCTATACAATCTGGAGTGCGAAGAAGTGTACTTGATGATGAAAGAGTTGCTGATAAAGGAGTCACAATTTTAAGGACAAATGCTTCTTCAAGAGTAATAAATAAAGCGGTTAATTTTTGCATAAAACAAATTGGAAAGGATTATGCATATGATGCTGCAAAAAATACAAGTGAAAATGAAAAAACTTGGTATTGTTCAGAGTTGGTATGGGCTGCATATAAGAAACAAGGGATTGATTTAGAGACTACTGGCTGGCCAAATGAACCAGGGGTAACACCAAGAGATATACTAAATGGTAATAACACATCAGTTATAAGCTATAATTAA
- a CDS encoding radical SAM/SPASM domain-containing protein has protein sequence MNEIRDPYYVDFSVTPYCNLKCSFCSASACGKYSKTYEISFDEVKDIFNQFDENNIMRVSIEGGEPFLRSDILDILELVNNHMFSCYINTNGTLITEEIAKRISTSGVEKICISIDGPEEVHDRSRGIKGTFKKVKEAVGYLQKYDVPIDAIITLTKINAKYMIETFDVIKNMGINNVAIMLLATVGEASKNHVSIDYSEWKEVLINLTDLKKENKLPVNLQIVHTGESQLPWELYLPLMEAGREEDLSMWIPPNITSSLEESDFGCTAGRDNLAIDGFGNVFGCSLMISSMELSAGNVLKDKLSNIWRNSEIFQMMRSSKLDNIEGKCKDCKLLYKCKGGCRACAYAKSLNYKFSDERCPVCRGERIWS, from the coding sequence ATGAATGAAATAAGGGATCCATATTATGTAGATTTTTCAGTTACGCCTTACTGTAATTTAAAGTGTAGTTTTTGTTCAGCAAGTGCCTGTGGTAAGTATTCAAAAACTTACGAAATATCCTTTGATGAAGTTAAAGATATATTTAATCAATTTGATGAAAATAATATTATGAGAGTTAGCATCGAAGGTGGAGAGCCTTTTTTGAGGTCTGACATATTAGATATATTGGAACTTGTTAATAACCACATGTTTTCTTGTTATATTAATACTAATGGTACACTTATTACCGAAGAAATAGCAAAAAGGATTTCGACTTCAGGAGTTGAAAAAATATGTATTAGTATTGACGGACCAGAAGAAGTTCATGATAGATCTAGGGGTATTAAAGGAACTTTTAAAAAAGTAAAAGAAGCGGTTGGATATCTACAGAAGTATGATGTTCCGATAGATGCTATTATCACTTTGACAAAAATAAATGCTAAATATATGATTGAAACTTTTGATGTTATTAAAAATATGGGAATTAATAATGTAGCAATCATGTTATTAGCAACTGTAGGAGAAGCATCGAAGAATCATGTTTCAATAGATTATAGTGAGTGGAAAGAAGTACTTATAAATTTAACTGATTTAAAAAAAGAAAATAAACTCCCTGTGAATTTACAAATAGTGCATACGGGAGAGTCTCAACTGCCATGGGAACTATATCTACCTTTGATGGAGGCTGGTAGAGAGGAAGATTTATCAATGTGGATTCCACCCAATATCACGTCGTCTTTAGAAGAGAGTGATTTTGGATGTACTGCGGGTAGAGATAATCTTGCAATTGATGGCTTTGGAAATGTTTTTGGTTGCAGTTTAATGATATCTAGTATGGAGCTTAGTGCAGGGAATGTATTAAAAGACAAATTATCTAATATATGGAGAAATTCTGAGATTTTTCAAATGATGAGAAGTAGTAAACTAGACAATATTGAAGGAAAGTGCAAAGATTGTAAATTATTATACAAATGTAAAGGTGGATGCAGGGCATGTGCCTATGCAAAGTCATTAAACTATAAATTTTCAGATGAAAGGTGCCCAGTATGTAGAGGTGAACGAATATGGAGCTAA
- a CDS encoding deoxycytidylate deaminase has protein sequence MERRDKINYYLDIAEVVSQRSTCLRRHYGAVIVKNDEVIATGYTGAPRGRKNCSDLGFCMREKLKVPRGERYELCRSVHAEQNAIISASREELIGSDIYIVGIEMRGGGYVENANSCAMCKRVIINAGIERVYIRDDKDNFRVISVNDWIENDDSLSGMFGY, from the coding sequence ATGGAAAGAAGAGATAAGATAAACTATTACCTTGATATAGCAGAAGTGGTATCGCAAAGAAGTACCTGCCTTAGAAGACATTATGGAGCGGTTATTGTAAAGAACGATGAAGTTATTGCAACGGGCTATACAGGGGCGCCAAGAGGCAGGAAGAACTGTTCGGACTTGGGCTTTTGTATGCGTGAGAAGCTAAAGGTTCCAAGAGGAGAGCGCTATGAGCTTTGCCGCAGTGTGCATGCAGAGCAGAATGCCATCATAAGCGCCTCTAGAGAGGAGCTTATTGGCAGCGACATCTACATAGTAGGGATTGAGATGCGTGGCGGCGGCTATGTGGAGAATGCCAACAGCTGTGCTATGTGTAAGAGGGTAATCATCAATGCCGGCATAGAAAGAGTCTACATTAGAGATGATAAGGACAACTTCAGGGTAATAAGCGTGAATGACTGGATAGAGAATGATGACTCCCTAAGTGGTATGTTTGGCTACTAG